One Williamwhitmania taraxaci genomic window carries:
- the carA gene encoding glutamine-hydrolyzing carbamoyl-phosphate synthase small subunit: MEKTKAKLVLEDGSAYEGFSFGYQGSSAGELVFNTAMTGYPESLTDPSYKGQILVATYPLIGNYGIPNNSKSDNLSRFFESEAIQVSGLVVSEFSGEYSHWNATKSLSVWLQEQKIPAITGIDTRALTKTIRENGSTLAKIVFTKDIAWRNPDTEDLVGQVSIKEKQIYGNGKHRIALIDCGVKNNIIRCLLSRDTTVVRLPYDYDFNQEAWDGLFISNGPGDPKMNTKTIAHLARALEGEKPIMGICLGTQLMALASGANTYKLPYGHRSHNQPVVLCGTDRCFITSQNHGFAIDRDSLDSDWYVMFENANDKTCEGIKHISKPFFAAQFHPEASGGPTDTEFLFDDFIESIENHKRNL; the protein is encoded by the coding sequence ATGGAAAAAACAAAGGCAAAGTTGGTTTTAGAAGATGGCTCGGCGTACGAGGGCTTCTCTTTCGGCTACCAAGGTAGTTCGGCAGGAGAATTGGTCTTCAATACTGCCATGACAGGCTACCCCGAGAGTTTGACCGACCCCTCCTACAAAGGTCAGATACTCGTAGCCACCTATCCACTGATCGGAAACTATGGTATTCCCAACAATAGCAAATCCGACAATCTTTCCCGCTTCTTTGAATCGGAAGCAATTCAGGTTTCTGGATTGGTGGTTTCGGAATTTAGCGGGGAATATAGCCACTGGAATGCGACCAAAAGCCTTTCTGTCTGGCTTCAGGAGCAAAAAATCCCTGCAATAACCGGTATCGATACACGGGCACTTACCAAAACAATTCGCGAAAATGGGAGCACCCTCGCCAAAATCGTTTTTACTAAAGACATTGCCTGGCGAAACCCAGATACGGAAGACCTCGTTGGACAGGTATCCATAAAAGAGAAACAGATATATGGAAACGGAAAACATCGCATCGCACTGATCGATTGTGGGGTAAAAAACAATATCATCCGGTGCCTCCTTTCCCGCGACACTACCGTAGTGAGGCTTCCCTACGACTACGACTTCAATCAAGAAGCATGGGATGGATTGTTCATATCCAACGGGCCTGGGGATCCTAAAATGAATACCAAAACCATTGCTCACCTTGCACGAGCGTTGGAAGGAGAGAAGCCAATCATGGGGATATGTCTTGGCACGCAGCTTATGGCACTTGCCTCAGGAGCCAATACATACAAATTACCTTACGGACATAGAAGCCACAACCAACCTGTAGTTTTGTGTGGAACCGATCGCTGCTTTATTACTTCTCAAAACCATGGGTTTGCCATAGACCGGGATTCCCTTGACTCAGACTGGTATGTCATGTTCGAAAATGCCAATGACAAAACGTGTGAAGGTATAAAGCACATATCAAAACCCTTCTTTGCAGCACAATTCCATCCTGAAGCCTCAGGAGGTCCTACCGATACGGAATTTCTCTTTGACGACTTTATTGAGTCGATCGAAAACCATAAGCGCAACCTCTAA